Sequence from the Parus major isolate Abel chromosome 1, Parus_major1.1, whole genome shotgun sequence genome:
CTGGGGAGATGATGTAATCTAGTGTAAGTCCTGAAGGATGAGCTTTGTCAGCATGTGCAAATCAGGAAGGTGGAAAAGGTGCAAGAACAGGAGTGAGCATTGAGTTGCTTCCTCCCCAGAGTTGCGTCCTGTGTTCCCCTTCTTTTCTCGTATGGCTCTTTTCTGTCAAACctcttatttcttcttaatattttGTAAAGCCTCCCCCCAGCCCTTATTCCCTGTTTACCAGTGAAGGGAACAAATGTGGATATAGACTGTCATGGCTGCTTGACAGACCTGGAGCACAGGAGTAAAGTAATAACCTCTATTCTAACTGCAGGAAGGTGGGGAACTAgcactgctttttaaatttgctgTAGGGATAAACCAATTGGAAATTGGATTGTTGTCAGCGGAGTGGACAGAGTCTCATTGCATTGGAAGGGGGgaacagcactttttttttcctttttttctgaatttttttgggagggggggggattctcttttggttttttgttttgttttgtttttttctgttttaagtgTGTGTTTTGGGGGGAGTTCGTCATTGAGCATTTCCAAGAGAAATGAGGAATCCCAGACAGCTTCAGCATAGAGTCAGCTGTTATCTCTGCTGCCTCAGGATGGGAACGATAAAGCTTGGAAGCATGTGTGATAGGTTTCTATGGAAAGTGGCACCGGAGATGAGAGACAACTTATGGCAGGTGCCAGTTAGTGTTTTGCAGTGGACATTACTGAGAGCCGGCCCTGTGGAAGTCTGAAAACAccactggaagaaaaacaaaccaagatgGCTCCTTCTGCGTATCCAAGTGCTCCTCATTTGCATATTTGCCTCATTTGCGTATTAAGTTGTGCCTCATTTGCATATGTAAATACATGCCGGTCAGTGTGCAAATTAGCCTCGTTCCTCTGCCCCTGAAATCAATGTGCATTGTTAGTGTGTGGTAAGACATCGATGGGTGGGTGTGGAGCTCTGCGGGTGCGCTGGCAccagcctgcagggagggcaggggggcCAGCCTGGCCCAGATGTGGCCCCCAATGCTTTGTGTCAGTGGTCAGGGAGAGAGGGGCGTGGTCTCACGAGTTTATTTTTGTGCATGCtttcttaataaaaacaaaaagtgaatGTTTATGGTTTAACTGTTTTGGTGCcagtattgattttttttccttcagcgGCGCCTGTCAGGATGGCCTGGTTCCCACCTTAGAATTTGGGTGTGGACATGGCTAAATGGACAGCCCACACCTGGATGTTCTTTAGATGGAGACTTTGTAAGGATGTTAAGAGCTGAAGGTTCTCCCAGCTGGCTGTTCTCAGAGCAGTGAGGTCTGAGAGTCTATCCATTCATGCTCACTAGAAGGGCATAGTGAAAACTCTACCAGTGCTTAGTGTCTATTTGTCACCCTATTTGCTGGCCTTTCTCTTTTAAGGAAGAACTAACacaaaaaacagattttaaactgcttttgtAGAGTACCtagtaaatatatttctggttttcaggaGCAGGAAACATAGTCAACTCTGGGAACCCCCCAAATAGCCTGACTGGATGAAACTTTTTCTCCACTGGAAGGACATAAGAAGCCCATCTGTCTTGTAAAGAGAGCCTGATGTGATTAAGCCACGACATGGTCATTCTACCTTCCTGGGGTCAGATTGGAGGTTATCACTTCTCAGTTCCAGGGTTTTGCCAAATGTCTGATAGTCTAGCAGTCATCCAGTCTAGGTCATCAgtgactgcagctgctgaaattCTGCTCATGTGCCATCTGAAAAAGCAGTAGGTACATTTGGATAATCTCAAACGGCTTCCTAAAAGGAAGACTTTGGGCTCTGGTGGTGGAGGGAGTGTTGGGGAGACATCAAGTGTGCACATGCTAATAAACACAGGTACAGCATGTGCACTGACCAGTTACTACAGTGATGGTACAGGTACAGTGATGTATTTGGCAGGACAAAGAAATAGACTGGGCATCTACCAGGGCACAAAAGTCAGTTCAATGCAGCTGACTGCGGCAAGTGCTGTTTTAATGTATGGCTGTAAGGAAATACAGCAGTACCCTCTAGGGAAATCTTCAGATATTCCTACACTCACCTCAGAGCCCTCGTAGATTCAGAGGAAAGATGTGATGACCTTCCAAGGAAGGAGCAACATCCAAGTTGGTTTTATCTGCACTTTATCAGAGACGGGAGATGTAGAACACagacatataaaaataacattcttaTCTCAATTGAGAGGTTCAGCTACATAATTCCCACCACAAATCTGTAGCTAGCTCTGCTTGCTTAAAATAGACAATGCAGACATAGGTTAAAATACTGTGTCTTCTGCTTCACCGGTCATCCCTCAGATTATTACTTTCGGTGCTTCCAACTTCCCATTTCTAGAATATAAAGGGGGTTATCTGTCATGAGCTGAATGATTGCAGTATCCTGGGTTGGAGCTGTGGATTAATCAAGCATATTGGGGCAAAACCACCTGCTAAGCAGAGTGATTGATGTGCAGCACTGGAGCTTGCTCTTTCTACAATGGTGGTAGGAAATACTGCATTACAAGGTGCTGCTCAGATTCTTCTCTGCTGAAGTCTGGCTTCTGTGAAGGGTTGAAGATGTGAGTTCCTCACTAAAGGCACCTTCCAAGATTCTTTGCACTGATTGCCGTACCTTTGCTCTGAAGTGCCGTCCCACAAAAACATAAAGCAGGGGGTTGATGCAGCTGTTGGCATATGCAAGTGCTGTAGAGAGGTGGTCCCACAGGATCAGTGACTCCATCAGTCCTGTTCCAAGACTAGGTATAATGGAGAGAATCCCAACCATATGGTATGGAGCCCAGCAGATGAAGAATGCAGCTACCACAAACACAACTGTTCGCAGTGTCCTGTTGCGTGGCTTTTGAAACTGATTTGCACGTGTTCTGAAAGCAATGAGGGTGTAGCAAACTGCCATTATGCCAAAGGGGAGCACAAAGCCAAAGACAGCCCTAGTGATGTTTATTACCGCCAAGGTAAGGGGTACAGAATAATTACTGGTATCTTCCCACAAGTCACTGCCATTGTAGGATGAGTATTCTTCCCATACCTCATAAAAAGACACATTGACAGATGCATTTACAGGATCGTCTATGTAATCAAGAACTCCAAAATTGTACCCGCATTCTGTTTTGCCAGCATAAGTGCTTGTCTCACGGTAATAGAAGACAGGGCAGCAGAAAATGATGGCCAGCATCCATATGCCACTGCATATTAGTGATATAAATTTCACTGTTCGGTGGTTCTGACACCAGACAGGTTTCATCACCAGGAGGCACCGATCAATGCTGATGGCCACGAGTAGGAAGACACTAGCAAACATGGTGAAGATTATGACTGACGGAATGACTTTGCAAAGGAACCAGCCATAGGGCCAGTGTTCATGGAGGGCCAGGTGAACAACAAAAAATGGCAAGGACAAGCAGCACATGAAATCAGC
This genomic interval carries:
- the C3AR1 gene encoding C3a anaphylatoxin chemotactic receptor, giving the protein MPQALGNSSSQEQAAVYYASESIVSIVIFTTVFIIGIPGNGLVIWVAGLKMKRSVNTVWFLNLAVADFMCCLSLPFFVVHLALHEHWPYGWFLCKVIPSVIIFTMFASVFLLVAISIDRCLLVMKPVWCQNHRTVKFISLICSGIWMLAIIFCCPVFYYRETSTYAGKTECGYNFGVLDYIDDPVNASVNVSFYEVWEEYSSYNGSDLWEDTSNYSVPLTLAVINITRAVFGFVLPFGIMAVCYTLIAFRTRANQFQKPRNRTLRTVVFVVAAFFICWAPYHMVGILSIIPSLGTGLMESLILWDHLSTALAYANSCINPLLYVFVGRHFRAKVRQSVQRILEGAFSEELTSSTLHRSQTSAEKNLSSTL